Proteins from a single region of Mytilus trossulus isolate FHL-02 chromosome 2, PNRI_Mtr1.1.1.hap1, whole genome shotgun sequence:
- the LOC134706092 gene encoding acetylcholine receptor subunit alpha-1-B-like, whose translation MCKDAFKILCFMFILCGFHYKAWQITDAKKLRSHLLDGYVKDIFPIQNETDSLNLHIFFHLFSIDSFNEVEGRIIVTAALRIIWKDPSLSWDPDLYGGKESLYISSDQIWTPLLYLLYTPDEMKSVGEDIEYVILILHDGTVSYSPGGVMNTKCDTDVSRFPFDVQTCSLNFVTWGIASDILILLNHFNYAGTEYYVDNPDWKLINTETYAYDEGGYLAKITIKRNSFYYVIMVILPMMLFSILNPLVFLLPTESGERMSLAISILLSYAIFLTIMSSTIPATSNPICYLLVAMIAIIFVSGIIIILLIISAAFYYEEKVKISNCYKLVLKFDDRRDMSNNEYLSGKQMSKILDKQFIVISYSLLTVVMLTLFILIVN comes from the coding sequence ATGTGTAAAGAcgctttcaaaattttatgcTTTATGTTTATCTTGTGTGGTTTTCATTATAAAGCTTGGCAAATAACTGATGCCAAAAAATTGCGTTCACATCTATTAGACGGATATGTGAAAGACATCTTTCCCATACAAAATGAAACTGATTCTTTgaatcttcatattttttttcatttattttccattGATTCATTTAATGAGGTTGAAGGAAGAATAATTGTAACAGCGGCACTTCGAATAATATGGAAAGATCCTTCGTTGTCGTGGGATCCTGATTTATATGGAGGCAAAGAAAGTCTTTATATTTCGTCCGATCAAATATGGACGCCACTATTATATCTTCTATATACACCAGATGAAATGAAATCTGTTGGAGAGGACATTGAGTATGTTATTTTAATACTTCACGATGGAACCGTTTCTTATTCGCCTGGAGGTGTAATGAATACAAAATGTGATACAGATGTCTCTCGATTCCCATTTGATGTTCAAACATGTAGTCTAAATTTTGTAACTTGGGGAATAGCAtcagacattttgattttgttaaatcattttaattatgCTGGAACTGAATATTATGTAGACAATCCTGATTGGAAGTTGATAAACACGGAGACATACGCTTATGATGAAGGCGGCTACCTTGCTAAGATAACCATCAAACGAAATTCTTTTTACTATGTTATAATGGTTATATTGCCTATGATGTTGTTCTCTATTCTAAATCCACTTGTCTTTTTACTACCAACAGAATCAGGTGAACGTATGTCTCTAgctatttcaattttgttatcATATGCAATTTTTCTGACCATAATGTCATCGACGATACCAGCGACATCAAATCCAATATGTTACTTGTTAGTGGCCATGATCGCTATCATATTTGTCAGCGGAATCATTATTATACTTCTTATAATATCAGCTGCATTTTACTATGAGGAGAAAGTGAAAATAtctaattgttataaattagttCTAAAATTTGACGATAGACGAGACATGTCAAATAATGAGTACCTTTCAGGGAAACAGATGTCTAAAATACTGGACAAACAATTTATTGTGATATCGTATTCATTACTTACTGTTGTCATGTTAACATTGTTTATACTGATCGTTAATTAG